Proteins from a genomic interval of Flammeovirgaceae bacterium SG7u.111:
- the prfA gene encoding peptide chain release factor 1: MLDKLEEIKNRFDEVSELIVQPEAIADMKQYAKLNKEYKDLDKIVKEYFKYKEVLENIDNTKAIISTEKDEEFREMAKEELDGFLEQKKELEGDIKTMLIPKDPNDSKDVILEIRAGAGGDEAAIFAGDIYRMYQRFAERMNWKMSLMDFTDGTSGGFKEIITSISGEDVYGKLKFESGVHRVQRVPATETQGRVHTSAASVAVLPEMEDVDVQINMGDVKKEIFCASGPGGQSVNTTYSAVRLTHIPSGIVASCQDQKSQIKNMEKALNVLRSRIYEMELEKHNAEVGAQRKSMVGSGDRSDKIRTYNYPQSRVTDHRIGFTVYNLTAVVDGDIGEFIEKLRIADNAEKMKEGTMA, translated from the coding sequence ATGTTAGATAAATTAGAAGAAATAAAAAATCGGTTTGATGAGGTGAGCGAACTTATCGTTCAGCCCGAAGCTATAGCCGATATGAAGCAATATGCCAAGCTTAATAAAGAATATAAAGACTTGGATAAAATTGTGAAAGAGTATTTTAAGTACAAAGAAGTACTTGAAAATATTGATAATACCAAAGCGATCATTTCCACCGAAAAAGACGAAGAGTTTAGGGAAATGGCAAAGGAGGAACTCGACGGGTTTCTTGAGCAGAAAAAAGAGTTAGAAGGGGATATAAAAACCATGCTTATTCCCAAAGATCCTAATGATAGCAAAGATGTTATTTTGGAAATTAGGGCTGGAGCCGGAGGAGACGAAGCTGCAATTTTTGCAGGTGATATCTATAGGATGTACCAGCGTTTTGCTGAAAGGATGAACTGGAAAATGAGTCTAATGGACTTTACCGATGGTACGTCTGGCGGCTTTAAAGAGATCATTACTTCTATTTCAGGTGAAGATGTGTACGGAAAGCTCAAGTTTGAGTCTGGGGTGCACAGGGTGCAACGAGTACCGGCTACAGAAACTCAAGGAAGGGTTCATACTTCTGCAGCGTCGGTTGCGGTTCTGCCCGAAATGGAAGATGTTGATGTACAAATCAATATGGGAGATGTCAAAAAAGAGATTTTCTGTGCGTCGGGTCCAGGTGGTCAGTCGGTAAATACTACCTACTCTGCTGTAAGGTTAACCCATATTCCTTCAGGTATAGTGGCTTCTTGCCAAGATCAAAAGTCTCAGATCAAGAATATGGAAAAAGCTTTGAACGTACTTCGTTCAAGAATTTATGAAATGGAGCTTGAAAAACACAATGCTGAAGTAGGTGCGCAGCGTAAATCAATGGTAGGTAGTGGCGATAGGTCTGACAAGATCAGAACCTATAATTATCCACAAAGTAGGGTAACTGACCATCGAATTGGATTTACGGTTTATAACCTGACTGCGGTGGTAGATGGTGATATCGGAGAGTTTATTGAGAAACTCAGAATCGCTGATAATGCGGAAAAGATGAAAGAAGGTACAATGGCTTAA
- the hisH gene encoding imidazole glycerol phosphate synthase subunit HisH, with the protein MKVAIIKYNAGNIQSVIYALNRLGIEPVVTDNHEEIRNADKVIFPGVGEANSAMRSVESKGLDKLIIGLKQPVFGICVGLQLLCRYSEENDTKCLGVFDLDVKKFPNQSQKVPQIGWNNINDFKSPLFKGVEEDKYVYFVHSYYAELSEYTAAQSEYGVKFSAALQKDNFYAAQFHPEKSSRTGAKIIQNFLDI; encoded by the coding sequence ATGAAAGTTGCCATCATTAAGTACAATGCAGGAAATATTCAGTCTGTCATTTATGCTCTGAACCGTTTGGGTATAGAGCCAGTGGTAACTGACAACCATGAGGAAATCAGAAATGCTGATAAAGTAATTTTCCCAGGTGTAGGAGAAGCTAATTCTGCTATGCGAAGCGTGGAAAGTAAAGGGCTTGATAAACTTATAATTGGTTTAAAGCAGCCTGTGTTTGGCATCTGTGTAGGGCTTCAGTTGCTATGCAGATATTCCGAAGAGAATGATACCAAATGTTTGGGGGTGTTTGATTTGGATGTGAAGAAGTTTCCTAACCAAAGCCAGAAAGTGCCTCAAATTGGTTGGAACAATATCAATGATTTCAAATCACCTCTTTTTAAAGGTGTTGAGGAAGACAAATATGTCTATTTTGTACACAGCTACTATGCTGAGCTAAGCGAGTACACTGCTGCCCAATCGGAATACGGTGTGAAATTTAGTGCTGCTTTGCAAAAAGATAACTTTTATGCTGCCCAGTTCCACCCCGAAAAAAGTAGCAGAACAGGAGCGAAGATTATCCAGAATTTTTTAGATATCTAA
- a CDS encoding WG repeat-containing protein, translated as MNPIHKNLFFTFFLLLISSFSFSQTLFPVREGGKWGAIGQEGKLVIPAKYEHLGSFGSHGLAIFQNNGKSGLVDGKGTEVIPANYEQVKLLKVPFAVVWEDGKCGLVDLKNQVVLPLNYQLISPLSPTLLRTYTNNLFGLASIEGKVLLENNYDEIKAIPNGAVYAEFSKGGKKGLYNQFGEILLSAQYEAITLEQGVITAKKGNALTAVKISEDGKLLEKNEYPNQVALNVATQNALKKERIAILKANPEARKPRWVEHDYRTYLENGVGQNLLGKREFFDVGIDDELGLSMAREILLPEKKGEKETIYTYLIDHKQGKILFKSNCKDMVVTDFKEAELARVTVDTLWDGLIDKAGNIISEIGGSSVSNIGAFEKGRAWAKSGGKFGVIDGKGNVVVPFEYDVISDFSEGYAIARKNGKFGCIDGNGKAVLPFMFDGIQVPAEGACIVKKGRGKSGKWGLVNLQNKQLLPFEYSMIYPFKNGIARMRVGRKWGAVSTKGKVLFPASVELDGLEDFENGIALTGRGRQQLQSEFAKKVLFEQKGYINENGEVLLTTEYSDIIGFEEIWKNKRGIAKIMKDGKTGYVNYNGVVVLEPSYERIDSFENIWGKNAGLAKVYDGKNIGYIDYNAQEVLPPTYSYIDTAFNTVWRDSLGLAKAAQKGKYGYIDYTGKAIIPLKYDFASPITNGLVVANQGGKWGIIDLQNQVVLPFEYDGIRPIGEGENTLFELLKKEEKYFLVEKNGTLKELSEKPSLEPAPAGSFSKSDKLVYETEFDANGLAVVKKSDKLALADKTGKLLTKYAYVEIHPFSDGLALVKAYNKDRTQQKFGFIDQNGAEVIPATYKLAASFSDGKAAVLSRNLWGYIDKTGKSVIKQSFKKAAPFSNGFAFVNDKQIIDEKGAVVGSFGLKGKVIDGFKNDRAIVESTGGFYHIKPDGLPAYPTKFDEVTNYVGDIAFAKRGEIWELTRQVDGNEVKLNFTRGNKEAYLEKYGARRSEKLKYGQVLKDVSWKKIVDGKWKMIDKGGNIMSEVIYSEVYELPDGSLAVMLENFSGLADKEGKLLLEPENELIKHEGSTILSVEKLGKSGYISANGTWVWKIK; from the coding sequence GGTTGGCTATTTTCCAAAATAATGGAAAAAGTGGCTTGGTAGATGGAAAGGGCACGGAAGTCATTCCTGCCAATTATGAACAGGTAAAGCTCTTGAAAGTTCCGTTTGCAGTGGTGTGGGAAGACGGGAAATGTGGTTTAGTTGATTTAAAAAACCAAGTTGTCCTCCCCCTCAACTACCAGTTGATCAGTCCACTTAGCCCTACCCTGCTCCGCACCTATACCAACAACCTATTCGGACTTGCTTCCATTGAGGGAAAGGTTTTGCTCGAAAATAATTATGATGAAATAAAAGCCATTCCGAACGGGGCGGTGTATGCCGAGTTTTCCAAAGGAGGAAAAAAAGGACTTTACAACCAGTTTGGAGAGATTTTGCTTTCAGCCCAGTACGAAGCCATCACTTTAGAACAAGGAGTAATTACGGCAAAAAAAGGCAATGCGCTTACGGCAGTAAAGATTTCGGAAGATGGAAAACTCTTGGAGAAAAACGAATACCCAAACCAAGTAGCGCTAAATGTTGCTACGCAAAATGCGCTGAAAAAAGAGCGAATAGCTATACTAAAGGCAAACCCTGAAGCACGCAAGCCTCGCTGGGTGGAACACGATTACCGTACCTATTTGGAAAATGGCGTAGGGCAAAACCTGTTGGGCAAAAGAGAATTTTTCGATGTAGGGATAGACGATGAACTAGGCTTGAGCATGGCAAGAGAGATCCTCTTACCTGAGAAAAAAGGAGAGAAAGAAACTATTTACACTTACCTGATCGATCATAAGCAAGGGAAAATCCTTTTCAAAAGCAATTGCAAAGACATGGTGGTCACCGATTTTAAGGAAGCTGAGCTGGCAAGGGTAACCGTAGATACACTTTGGGACGGGCTGATAGACAAGGCTGGAAACATCATAAGTGAAATTGGAGGATCGTCTGTTTCAAACATAGGAGCATTTGAGAAAGGAAGGGCTTGGGCAAAAAGTGGAGGCAAGTTTGGCGTAATAGACGGAAAAGGAAATGTTGTTGTTCCTTTTGAATACGATGTGATTAGTGACTTTAGCGAAGGCTACGCCATTGCCCGCAAAAACGGCAAGTTTGGATGCATAGATGGCAACGGAAAAGCGGTGCTCCCTTTCATGTTTGATGGCATTCAAGTCCCAGCCGAGGGGGCATGTATCGTAAAAAAAGGGCGAGGGAAAAGCGGAAAGTGGGGCTTGGTAAACTTGCAAAACAAGCAATTGCTACCCTTCGAATACAGCATGATTTACCCTTTCAAAAATGGAATAGCCCGCATGAGAGTTGGCAGGAAATGGGGAGCGGTAAGCACAAAAGGAAAAGTTTTGTTCCCAGCATCTGTAGAGCTTGACGGCTTGGAAGATTTTGAAAATGGCATTGCGCTTACGGGCAGAGGCAGGCAGCAGCTTCAAAGTGAATTTGCCAAAAAAGTGCTTTTTGAGCAGAAAGGCTACATCAATGAAAACGGGGAGGTTCTTTTGACTACCGAATACAGTGATATTATTGGGTTTGAAGAAATCTGGAAAAACAAACGAGGTATCGCCAAAATAATGAAGGATGGAAAAACAGGCTATGTGAACTACAATGGCGTGGTCGTACTCGAACCTAGCTACGAACGTATTGATAGCTTTGAAAATATTTGGGGTAAAAATGCGGGCTTAGCCAAGGTGTATGACGGCAAAAACATCGGTTATATTGATTACAATGCCCAAGAGGTATTGCCTCCAACTTATTCTTACATAGACACCGCTTTCAACACGGTTTGGAGGGATAGCCTAGGCTTGGCGAAAGCCGCCCAAAAAGGCAAATATGGCTACATTGACTACACAGGAAAAGCGATCATCCCACTGAAATATGATTTTGCCTCGCCTATTACCAATGGCCTCGTAGTAGCAAACCAAGGTGGAAAATGGGGAATTATCGACCTTCAAAACCAAGTAGTTCTCCCATTTGAATACGATGGAATTCGCCCAATAGGTGAAGGGGAAAACACGCTTTTCGAACTATTGAAAAAAGAAGAGAAATACTTCTTAGTAGAAAAAAATGGAACGCTGAAAGAGCTTTCAGAAAAGCCTTCTCTTGAACCTGCGCCTGCTGGTTCTTTTTCGAAATCAGACAAGCTAGTTTACGAAACAGAGTTTGATGCAAATGGCTTGGCAGTCGTGAAAAAATCAGACAAACTCGCCTTGGCAGACAAAACTGGAAAGTTGCTCACCAAATATGCATATGTAGAAATTCATCCATTTAGCGACGGGCTCGCTTTGGTAAAGGCGTATAATAAAGATAGAACCCAGCAAAAATTCGGGTTTATAGATCAAAATGGAGCAGAAGTAATTCCTGCCACCTACAAACTTGCAGCGAGCTTTAGCGACGGAAAAGCGGCGGTACTTTCACGCAACCTTTGGGGCTATATTGACAAGACTGGAAAATCGGTCATCAAACAATCGTTTAAAAAAGCTGCCCCTTTTAGCAATGGTTTTGCTTTTGTAAACGACAAGCAAATTATAGATGAGAAAGGAGCTGTAGTTGGCAGCTTTGGGTTGAAAGGAAAGGTAATAGACGGCTTTAAAAACGACCGGGCAATTGTGGAAAGCACAGGAGGTTTTTATCATATCAAACCCGATGGGCTTCCGGCATATCCTACCAAGTTCGACGAGGTCACAAACTATGTAGGTGACATTGCTTTTGCCAAAAGAGGTGAGATTTGGGAGCTTACCCGCCAAGTAGATGGCAATGAGGTGAAGCTGAATTTTACTCGTGGTAATAAAGAAGCCTATTTGGAAAAATATGGAGCTCGAAGGTCGGAGAAGTTGAAATATGGACAGGTGTTGAAAGATGTGAGCTGGAAAAAAATAGTGGATGGGAAATGGAAGATGATAGACAAAGGTGGCAACATCATGAGCGAAGTTATTTACAGCGAAGTCTATGAGCTGCCCGATGGCTCACTTGCCGTGATGCTTGAAAACTTTTCGGGACTTGCCGACAAAGAAGGAAAACTACTTCTGGAACCTGAAAACGAGCTGATCAAACACGAAGGCTCAACTATTTTAAGCGTAGAAAAACTTGGGAAAAGTGGCTATATCAGCGCCAATGGCACTTGGGTGTGGAAAATAAAGTAA